DNA from Etheostoma spectabile isolate EspeVRDwgs_2016 chromosome 23, UIUC_Espe_1.0, whole genome shotgun sequence:
TGTGAAGTCACTAGTTAACCTTAAATTCACAATAAGCTAACAGGGTGGGGCTTTGTGTGTAAACgcccaaaaataaaacacttgaaCAGCACACTGAATGTGGGTTAGTCCAACCGGCTGGtaactgatgtgtgtgtgtgtgtgtgtgtggtgatttaACATGACGTGCTGAGACAcatctgtgtatatgtgtgtgtatgtgaaagtgccttttttttttttaatccttgtCTTTTTTGGGGAGTTGTGAATCCACTCACGCATGTCCTGAACGAAGAGCAGCAGCACTCTGAATGAAATAATCATAAAGTGTTTAGTAGATTACTGAATTATGAATTCTAGCATTAACCCATTGTGACATTGCACTTTGATGTATAGGATTGTGTACTTGGCATGTAGCATCATAACATGTTGGTGCATTTTAACTCAAAGGGAGGTTTCTTTGAATGTGTTTCATAATAACGGAAATGGTTTTTGTCTGTTAGTGTTGCTGTATTTGAACAACTGAGCTTCCTAAAGATTAGCTCATATAGCCAAATGGATTGTATCAACgtgttgtatttatattataaataaaccTGAATAAATTAGCATTCAAGTCATTAAATTGATTGAAACTTTTCTTTAGATGAAATGTGGCTAAATGTTTGGTCGGAACCCTAATTATTCTGTAAATCGGTGGTTTCTTAAACTTTTTCTGTCGCGCCCCCCTGAGAAAGTTGattaaaattgtaaaatgttaCAAACGGCAATGGGCTTCTGAATGAGCTTTTCTTACTTCTGGAAAAGAACCCGGATGTTCTGGTTTCACATCAGCTCTGTAGAGTTATGGTTCCCTGTTGATACTCTTAGCCCGGCATCTACAGTGCTGGGATGAAGCCCGACATCATGTCCCTCCCCTTCCACTGCTGTATCCCTGCTATCTACTTAGCAAGGGCAGGGCTccgattgttttaaagaaataaaaacgtgttttttttccagtcaaagtggggtttttttctctcttctatcCTAGAATAGATACACACTGGAAATCCAGTGTTCTTGCAATAGCACAaattgaatttgctcagcgagttactccgGCATCGAGTAACGCTGCTCATTAACTCTGCCCTtttagccgagctgcaccaatcacatcggtgtatctgatgtgggcGGGGCCAGAAACGAGCTCAACAGATGATGACAGTCTAATccaccagttagctccgctggtagctaagcgtacggggctctggatacgtcgcCCCGTGTGTTGATGTGATTGGTCGTAgcgttatccaattgcgtgcagtgagattttcaaatgcacgcttggtgccgcccctcctagatgggcgactttcatccCTCCATGCCTGATCCTTAATCTTTTAAGGTGTGTTTTGATACTTTGACAGTATTTATGtagcacctcaacctgctttataataaaaataaagacacagaaatctcactttttataatatgggagtaatgggacctttaaatgttgTAATAGCCCAGTCTCCTGCAGCACCTTAAATGCAACATAACATGTAGGACTGCAACTAAAACAAATGTGCATTACTGATGCATCAGTCAATCGATTCTTCAACCAGATGTTTAATTATCTCCAAGCTTTATTTAAATGGTATCAAGCCCagtaaataaactattaaattgTAAAGTGAACATGTTAAAACAGTAATTGatgcaaaataattaaaattcttaatatgttttaaataaacaaaagattTTAAGCACCTCCAGCGTGTCTGTTGAACTGTTTCAGCCTAAGAATCGGCGAGAGAGGAACATCTCTTTGGTCTCgacctttttttttggggggggggggcaaaatgAGATgcagagcaacaaaaaaaaaagactgctaAACCAACCAGAAGTTGGTCCGCGGTTTctaaaagaaaatggaacatTTATAAGCATCTTATGTATCTGTGAGAAGTTATTTGAGGTTCATCCTCACTTCTAAGCCGTGCATGTCAGCCCTTTGACCCGGGTTTGAGGGTGCTGAAGGGTTTGGAGTTTCGCAGTGAGCCTGAGATCTCCTGCAGGAAGGCGGCGATGTGCAGATCCTTCTCCGACTTCCTGCCGTCAAAGATGACCACCAGGGTGAAGTGAGGCTCGGGCCGCGTCAGGTAGTAGGTGCTCTGGACTTTATCGTCGTAGAAGTGCACCACCTTGTCCAGAGTGTTGAGCTCGGCAGCGCGGTCTCCCATCATCATGATGACATTGGGCCAGTGCGTGAGCGGCCGCTCCCCCGTCGGCAGCGACACCACGGCTGGGAACTGCTCCACGCCCTTCGGTGCTTCTCGGTACAAGTGCGGGTGGTGGTAGCCGTGGCCCTGGAAGCTTTCGGAGCCTCGGTTGTCGAACACCAGCGACACGTTGCTGGCGTCGTGTTTGCGGATGAAGGAGCAGATCTTCCCGTGGTAGTCGACCGTGGTGCGGGCGGTCAGGGCTCTCATGTCGGTCGGGGCCGTCTGCCGGCTGAGGGCTTCGTGGAAGTAGAAGCTGAACTTGGCGAGGAGCAGCGCCTGGAAGCGCTGCAGCCACACGTACAGGTGCGGCGGCTGCACGGCCTTCTGGGACTGACCTCCAAACAGATGCTTGCGGGTCTCTTTCTGCCGCTGGAAGAGCTGGCCCCAGGCGATGAGCTTGGAGTTGGCACCGTGCAGGCTGAGCAGAGCGGGCAGGAAATACCACTCGGACACCTGGGCCTGGCAGCGCAGTAACTGGGTCACCACGTCCACCTCCGTCTGGAAGCCCTCCTCCACGCGGCCCAGGATGGGGTGGTGGAACCTGAAGGAGCACGGAAGAGGAGCTGGTCAAATTTGAAGGGACCTGCAAGCAGCTTGACCTGCTGAGAATACATTTGCATTTAAgttccttcacacacacacacacactctatattTGGGCTACATATATTTCTCCAGAGAGCTGAGGAGCATGTTCACCTTCACCCTTCAGTGCACGGTCACATTAGGGATGTGTGGTGTGTCACGC
Protein-coding regions in this window:
- the LOC116672943 gene encoding KICSTOR complex protein C12orf66 homolog, producing the protein MTEVEELRPVPRERAILESFFTQLGMFSFDRAKDYVEKEKDNSKSTGAIWAALLAALAHLAAAEKAYHNMTFLGQKMGGQSFFSRKDSIRTIYTSLYNELRKVVTMGRHSQPGSASYLEDLLSHLSEQLCHFTQARMEMADLYEKMHSLGSQKSINLDELVTTLEAVLHKYSSKFHHPILGRVEEGFQTEVDVVTQLLRCQAQVSEWYFLPALLSLHGANSKLIAWGQLFQRQKETRKHLFGGQSQKAVQPPHLYVWLQRFQALLLAKFSFYFHEALSRQTAPTDMRALTARTTVDYHGKICSFIRKHDASNVSLVFDNRGSESFQGHGYHHPHLYREAPKGVEQFPAVVSLPTGERPLTHWPNVIMMMGDRAAELNTLDKVVHFYDDKVQSTYYLTRPEPHFTLVVIFDGRKSEKDLHIAAFLQEISGSLRNSKPFSTLKPGSKG